Proteins from one Heterodontus francisci isolate sHetFra1 chromosome 42, sHetFra1.hap1, whole genome shotgun sequence genomic window:
- the ghitm gene encoding growth hormone-inducible transmembrane protein encodes MLAARFACLRNLPALSLRPVLTQGSPAWKSCNLKTTQWLLQPKQNYATKSRVDVRRAKTMREKMKETVRPSLETAAKFDFAGRLFVAGGAAVGLGALCYYGLGMSNEIGAIEKAVIWPQYVKERIQSTYMYFSGSIGLTALSAVAISRSPAIMNLMMKNSLLAIGATFAAMIGAGILVRSIPYEKGLNAKHLAWMLHAGVMGAVVAPLTLLGGPILMRAAWYTVGIVGGLSTVAMCAPSEKFLNMGGPLAVGLGLVFASSVGSMFLPPTTAFGAGLYSVAIYGGLVLFGMFLLYDTQNVIKRAEIYPLYGVRKFDPINACMGIYMDTLNIFIRVAAILSSGGTSRRK; translated from the exons ATGTTGGCGGCAAGGTTCGCTTGTCTGAGGAATTTACCAGCACTGAGCCTGCGGCCTGTTCTCACCCAGGGGAGTCCAGCATGGAAGAGTTGCAACCTGAAAACTACTCAATGGCTTCTGCAACCCAAGCAG AATTATGCCACCAAGTCACGTGTTGATGTGCGACGGGCAAAAACAATGCGTGAAAAGATGAAGGAAACAGTGAGGCCTTCACTGGAGACTGCAGCCAAAT TTGACTTCGCAGGAAGATTGTTTGTAGCTGGAGGAGCAGCTGTTGGTCTTGGGGCACTTTGTTACTATGGATTGGGAATGTCCAACGAGATTGGAGCCATTGAGAAAGCTGT CATCTGGCCACAGTATGTGAAGGAGAGGATCCAATCCACTTACATGTACTTTTCAGGAAGTATAGGGCTGACTGCACTGTCTGCTGTAGCGATCAGCAGATCACCAGCAATCATGAATCTCATGATGAAAAATTCCCTTCTG GCAATAGGAGCAACGTTTGCAGCAATGATAGGAGCAGGTATTTTGGTGAGGTCTATACCTTACGAGAAAGGACTGAATGCTAAACACCTAGCCTGGATGTTGCATGCCG GTGTGATGGGAGCTGTAGTTGCTCCATTAACCCTTCTTGGTGGCCCCATACTGATGAGAGCTGCTTGGTACACAGTAGGGATTGTGGGTGGTCTCTCCACTGTTGCTATGTGTGCCCCCAGTGAGAAGTTCCTGAACATGGGTGGACCATTGGCTGTTGGGCTGGGATTGGTCTTTGCTTCCTCCGTAG GCTCCATGTTCCTGCCCCCTACAACTGCATTCGGTGCTGGTCTGTATTCTGTGGCTATCTATGGAGGTCTGGTGCTTTTTGGCATGTTCCTGCTGTATGATACCCAAAACGTGATTAAACGAGCAGAGATCTACCCATTGTATGGAGTTCGGAAATTTGATCCCATTAATGC ATGCATGGGGATTTATATGGATACGTTAAACATCTTCATTCGAGTAGCAGCTATACTGTCGAGCGGTGGTACCAGTAGGAGGAAATGA